Proteins encoded within one genomic window of Plasmodium cynomolgi strain B DNA, chromosome 11, whole genome shotgun sequence:
- a CDS encoding hypothetical protein (putative), with protein MVFVQMNEKRNKNEYVELPLVDSTSFLNQGGHEADHDEKKDNGVDKFRYIYANDILEYIFFSLCSSAGFSSTENLLYAAQATRQNFLSIIVLRNLICVLFHMSCSGVASYNIASRMNHKSRNG; from the exons ATGGTTTTCGTCCAAATGAATgagaaaagaaacaaaaacgagTATGTAGAATTACCCCTCGTTGACAGCACGAGCTTCTTAAATCAAGGAGGACATGAAGCAGACCATGATGAGAAGAAAGACAACGGGGTGGATAAATTTAGATACATTTACGCAAATGATATActggaatatatttttttttccttgtgcTCATCCGCCGG ATTTTCGAGCACCGAAAACTTACTTTACGCTGCTCAAGCGACAAGGCAGAACTTCTTATCGATAATTGTGTTAAG AAATTTGATCTGTGTGCTGTTCCACATGAGCTGTTCCGGAGTAGCTTCTTACAATATTGCCTCGCGAATGAATCATAAAAGCAGGAAcggttaa
- a CDS encoding hypothetical protein (putative), translating to MKLHAEFKPDGIDDFSHILKGLKDFSSFAMENSFLCFKFSEKYLYIFGNEKKHVEIFIKISMDDLFYDNFILKSATDNEIIILVYIFQIYDIFKNVSKSTKITIDLFDKNGICILLFKHQCSVNKNAFSINCKLKKCCKILNTYSKFQADKVELNFNIANKHCDVVFLLDSITTKNVTTLKNNYVLKDFMDKQAKQEKDQNNGKFHLKKVIYIKTLTKALNILNECRNNKDDVGIFKIIVPYNKCWFALKLGQFESSGNWKVLIVITDLSLDL from the exons ATGAAACTTCATGCGGAGTTCAAACCAGATGGTATAGACGACTTTTCGCACATTTTGAAGGGGCTGAAAGATTTTTCGTCCTTTGCCATGGAAAATTCCTTCCTGTGCTTCAAATTCTCGGAAAAATATCTGTACATATTTGGAAACGAAAAGAAGCACgtagaaatatttataaagatTAGCATGGATGATTTATTTTacgataattttattttaaaaagtgcaACGGATAATGAAATCATCATCCTCGTTTATATCTTCCAAATATACGATATCTTTAAGAACGTTTCAAAGAGTACAAAAATAACTATTGatttatttgataaaaatggcatatgCATTTTGCTGTTCAAGCATCAGTGCAGC GTGAATAAAAATGCCTTCTCCATTAATTgcaagttaaaaaaatgctgcaaaattttgaataccTATTCGAAATTTCAGGCAGACAAGGTGGAACTAAACTTCAATATTGCCAACAAACACTGTGATGTTGTTTTCCTGCTGGATTCAATAACCACGAAGAATGTCACCACgctgaaaaataattacgtaCTAAAAGATTTCATGGATAAGCAAGCCAAACAGGAAAAGGACCAAAATAATGGGAAATttcatttgaaaaaagttatatatattaaaacttTGACGAAAGCTTTGAACATCCTCAACGAATGCAGAAATAACAAAGACGATGTTggcatatttaaaattatcgTGCCTTACAACAAATGTTGGTTTGCTTTAAAACTGGGGCAGTTCGAATCTTCTGGTAACTGGAAGGTGCTTATTGTGATTACCGATCTGAGTCTAGATTTGTAA
- a CDS encoding protein kinase (putative) — KNRTILKRMLREEADSESFKGGILNREMGNTYENIIVSKNGHVDPPSDHPTKRESYHFDTAQEKHPSGGGKKNANFIMCKKDEEVTALFSNQKRHQPTNIETVPKENDIVIVKDEQLNNRMNIFPWNNNLENKNILFPYEQKGHISSNQINLTKYESDKYFYGQYKYDETIFIYDLIVLDTSGFLYKVATDGTYYWKHKVVKNIQDHINFDQDKKGRNSYKSIRNESRYDLPFKDILAKNKLNTNDNLKRRAMKKLHYNNFFDLRKISVSQNDEFKEDEKVMQDGTKRSGKKKNYHDEKLKRNKNITKRLLSNHSGDLFYINENNEAMPLNINIKDVVNNSPFKSPLFPNIVFMGSRHSSIVNLDYDTGEVIKKYDESLEDMLVKKEKKTLPNRNREFVKSSSTRRQGELLQNEHMAEGDDVHGPANGRGEPGEEGPRGEAQPGRTHADDDYDGDQDDDHDDEHDDEHDDEHDDEHDDEHDDENDDEHDDDHDDNHDGDPGYAEQRASGEEGLPSEYQNNTIKDEAGVRTEHHNNSIINVSHVGKITKPFLGHEEGSALLHSADTLNEYFEENEFYRYTSKSKYSVVDKYDEKKIGEKGKYTLKVMRSNIRERKKVLIKKLLMSLNRTSSLSRYPHSSNLLDITRMRKRRRKKKKKKKRRRRRKTEKRQLQISIVKWIIKAVDEKSLKQKWITTWVDVGSIFITDSHKQDSTFINSLIEIVGNKLILRPLEMEKMSKAYSVAKNVHSEIEEGVGFLQRNGDEGVESTVPIDEMVDEIPHHRPDEPIDRRSRVRKRMNQEGSNVKSKIFIFSEAVSSVFALRYKRASNIFTLDVIMKQNSKMFPGYDNVKGFSYNALNFKKENTLFLPFSSSDFAKNNDEKTLCNFDENINYGKKLLHRLNNISVSITSIEKDIRYLLSNIIFVYDRNKKIPINYIYKMKGLIREYQKTKEQFLFYLPGVDSRRHLSYSHHSDGHGGSYIDEHSGGHSGYGGHYGSIFGGSFSGGLSGRLGGSLGTGRGWGGQPIHICEYINKFIDMYFEENEICFDYCSMLNIWDKIFNNYISQDDCLLLSNLYRVIQNAFAFNHRDFNLPNDDVDHVISDNANFLVKRRKKNFAYSRNQELKEVSTLKYKKGWYWNMFYAVMLIFVVPFVFIYRMFRKKNNNTSSSKVIMKKKKLKDYDDYARDEDLLKLRYRLLHDERVRLKNSVGKNSYDDLTPIELNINMKREIASKLKELEQQPTLIDILAKHARDSDSDSKFYDINEGKYNLYSQSYWGGSSKYSLPNMSNMNVSRTKSKETIKSDIVGTNMFYMYRRRAASQDVTDKQSFIVKKRIRSSYKLGNKYHKKNYTDNEKDRKHNHLKEKHINEKDFDKSDFINFLTNFNKKFMKKNSLVDHLLKMNRTAVVGSKTDEHTYSNSSKEYLTHSDHSNKDENSQAEHMNSSGKKLAGRKHLNEENKKTEEKKNKSKYAKHADNGNGYLVNTHKQSTPMKSKLDNLANNEIINNKNPSVRNLSIIQRSHIPYDAPLADFLENGRFMRTFENISLIGQGGFGSVYKVSHRLEPGSPTYAVKFIYLKVSSLDNVSSRRYFREIAANRDIYSKHVVRYYTWWCEEPQFLPMHVMPKEIQNLVKKNKDSFKKMYSKNKKSDSLLSYEKLSSWEKKKSDLKNFKKVIKKKNERSLTFYSDNDGMNSKRNENRNRKRFLSDKNFSDNVYTNANAKKKKKKKKEKKKIIYREKQNEDRKGRNERHSTAQDKFNPASFNSSFQEYDPFGCGYLSEEDRDLVVFADNDEPSVHNEEVAPNGKTAQPSTRTNDALNNNDAPSGKRQVGVLPSAQGDEEETAKHEQSEPSKRAESNQQSRNGYDASDKDPQTPGEEAHRTKSPKIENILTTSEKKKYTEAENGMKKRKNCKEEEPLARNEPFQHTPKKENINNKNKEKIKNEEKEEKEEKEKNEKNEKNEELANKENADKIKCYKKKIVAPEFSIVLLLQMELCKGYTLRKWLDRSTRSDKPLHFTYRDKNMKHPLEFDLFKQLIKGLKDIHSTCFIHRDLKPENIFVDPDTYTLKIGDLGLVRFIEEKKREKDLNNIDSFKDNIYTDVNQNTITSQISLKGQIIGTPGYTAPEGGALCDEKADIYSAALILLELLCPRFNTIMERYKRLNDFRNYYAVPDYVKIHLNPWYILMLQMSKPNPADRPSAADLYSKIKVLLDPHLTDFAFSFNDINNDDSGYFPSGVGPMCRIADGDGKEDKNGRDGGDDKDDNGNNLNGYKTISNGAGSTKTDKILSNNNVDDKSCFNKNSDSRNGTTIENKGSSVNGTSPE; from the coding sequence AAAAACAGGaccattttgaaaaggatgttgagggaagaagcagacaGTGAGTCTTTTAAAGGGGGAATCCTCAATAGAGAAATGGGGAACACGTACGAAAACATAATTGTAAGTAAAAACGGTCATGTGGACCCCCCGAGCGATCATCCTACTAAGCGTGAATCATACCATTTCGATACAGCCCAAGAGAAGCATCCAtctggggggggaaaaaagaatgcaaattttattatgtgtAAAAAGGACGAAGAGGTTACCGCCCTGTTTAGCAATCAAAAAAGGCACCAACCCACTAACATTGAAACGGTGCCGAAGGAAAATGATATAGTAATTGTAAAAGATGAGCAGTTAAACAACcgtatgaatatttttccctggaataacaatttggaaaataaaaatatcctaTTTCCGTATGAACAGAAGGGACACATAAGCAGCAACCAAATTAATCtaacaaaatatgaaagtgataaatatttttatggccAGTACAAATATGACGAGACGATATTTATCTATGACTTGATAGTCCTTGACACCTCTGGATTTTTATACAAAGTTGCCACTGATGGGACATACTACTGGAAACATAAGGTAGTGAAAAATATCCAGGACCACATAAACTTTGATCaggacaaaaaggggaggaattCATACAAGTCGATTAGGAATGAATCGAGGTATGATCTCCCGTTTAAAGATATCctagcaaaaaataaactcaacacaaatgataatttaaaaCGGAGAGCAATGAAGAAGCTACAttacaacaattttttcgatcTGAGAAAAATAAGTGTATCCCAAAATGACGAATTTAAAGAGGACGAGAAAGTTATGCAAGATGGCACCAAACgcagtgggaagaaaaaaaattaccatgatgaaaaattgaagagaaataaaaatataacaaaaagaTTGCTTTCAAATCATAGCGgagatttattttacattaatGAGAATAATGAAGCCATGCCACTAAATATTAACATCAAAGATGTCGTCAACAATTCGCCCTTCAAATCGCCGCTTTTTCCTAATATCGTGTTTATGGGTTCCAGACACTCCAGCATCGTTAACTTGGATTATGACACAGGGGaggtcataaaaaaatacgacgAAAGTTTGGAAGATATGctggtaaaaaaagaaaagaaaacgctACCCAACAGGAACAGGGAGTTTGTAAAGAGCAGCTCCACCAGAAGGCAAGGCGAATTACTGCAAAATGAGCATATGGCGGAAGGGGATGATGTGCACGGACCCGCCAATGGGAGAGGCGAACCTGGGGAGGAAGGCCCACGGGGGGAGGCGCAACCGGGGCGTACTCACGCGGATGATGATTATGATGGCGATCAGGACGATGATCATGATGATGAGCATGATGATGAGCATGATGATGAGCATGATGATGAGCATGATGATGAGCATGATGATGAGAATGATGATGAGCATGATGACGACCACGATGATAATCACGATGGCGACCCTGGCTACGCCGAACAGAGAGCAAGCGGTGAGGAAGGCCTCCCGAGCGAATATCAAAATAATACCATAAAGGACGAAGCAGGAGTACGAACGGAACATCATAATAATAGCATCATCAACGTTAGCCATGTGGGCAAAATCACTAAGCCATTTTTGGGTCATGAAGAAGGCAGCGCACTGTTGCACTCGGCCGATACactaaatgaatacttcgAGGAAAACGAGTTTTACAGATACACAtcaaaaagtaaatataGCGTTGTTGACaagtatgatgagaaaaaaatcggcgaaaaggggaaatacaCATTGAAGGTTATGCGAAGCAATATacgggaaaggaaaaaggttCTAATCAAAAAGCTCCTCATGAGTTTGAACAGAACCAGTTCGCTAAGTAGATACCCGCATAGTAGTAACCTTCTGGATATTACAAGAATGAgaaagaggagaagaaaaaaaaaaaaaaaaaaaaaaagaagacgaagaagaaagacgGAAAAGAGACAACTACAAATAAGCATAGTTAAGTGGATTATAAAAGCTGTAGATGAAAAATCActgaaacaaaaatggataacAACTTGGGTCGACGTTGGATCTATTTTCATAACGGACAGTCACAAGCAAGATTCGACGTTCATCAATTCGCTTATCGAAATTGTGGGGAACAAGCTGATACTACGTCCGctggaaatggaaaaaatgagcaaggCGTACAGCGTTGCGAAGAACGTACATAGTGAGATCGAGGAGGGCGTGGGCTTCCTGCAGAGGAATGGTGACGAGGGGGTGGAGAGCACTGTGCCGATTGATGAGATGGTCGATGAGATTCCCCATCACAGACCAGATGAACCAATCGATCGCCGAAGCAGAGTGCGGAAGAGAATGAACCAAGAGGGTTCAAATGTAAAgtctaaaatttttattttctccgaGGCAGTGTCCTCCGTTTTTGCGCTCAGGTATAAGCGTGCATCGAACATTTTCACCCTAGACGTGATAATGAAGCAGAATAGCAAAATGTTTCCGGGTTATGATAATGTAAAGGGCTTCAGCTACAATGCCTTAAATtttaagaaggaaaacacGCTCTTTCTACCGTTTTCGTCTAGCGATTTTGCAAAGAACAATGATGAGAAAAccctttgcaattttgatgaaaacATAAATTATGGGAAGAAATTATTGCACAGATTGAATAACATATCGGTCAGCATAACTTCCATCGAAAAGGACATACGGTACCTTTTGTCcaacataatttttgtgtatgataggaataaaaagatacctataaattatatatacaagaTGAAGGGGCTGATACGCGAGTATCAGAAGACGAAGGAGcagtttttgttttatttgccCGGCGTGGATAGTAGGAGGCACCTGAGTTACTCGCATCACAGCGACGGACATGGGGGAAGCTACATCGATGAGCATAGCGGCGGTCATAGCGGTTATGGCGGCCATTACGGTAGCATTTTTGGAGGCAGTTTCAGCGGCGGTCTTAGCGGGCGCCTCGGTGGAAGCCTTGGGACTGGTCGCGGATGGGGGGGGCAACCCATCCACATTTgtgaatacataaataaatttattgacatgtattttgaagaaaacgaaatatGCTTCGACTACTGTTCCATGCTGAACATATGGGACAAGATATTTAACAACTACATCAGTCAGGACGACTGCTTGTTATTGTCAAACCTGTACAGAGTCATACAGAACGCATTCGCTTTTAACCACCGAGATTTTAACCTCCCAAATGATGATGTAGACCACGTGATATCAGATAATGCAAATTTTCTagtaaaaaggagaaaaaaaaactttgccTATTCACGAAACCAAGAGCTGAAAGAAGTCTCAACGTTGAAGTACAAGAAGGGGTGGTACTGGAACATGTTCTATGCCGTTATGCTAATATTTGTAGTTCCCTTTGTGTTCATCTACAGAAtgtttaggaaaaaaaacaataacacTAGCAGCAGTAAGgtaattatgaaaaagaaaaagttgaAAGATTATGATGACTATGCGAGGGATGAGGATCTGCTAAAGTTAAGATATCGCCTTCTACATGACGAGCGTGTAAGGCTGAAAAATTCCGTAGGGAAAAATAGCTACGACGATTTAACCCCAATCGAATTAAACATTAACATGAAAAGGGAGATAGCGAGTAAGTTGAAAGAGCTGGAACAGCAGCCAACCCTAATTGACATTCTAGCGAAACATGCTAGAGACTCCGATAGTGATAgcaaattttatgatatcaATGAAGGGAAGTATAACTTATATTCGCAGAGCTACTGGGGTGGATCTTCAAAATATAGCTTGCCCAACATGTCCAACATGAATGTGAGCAGAACAAAATCGAAGGAAACCATAAAATCAGATATCGTCGGAACGAATatgttttatatgtataGAAGAAGAGCTGCCTCGCAAGACGTTACTGATAAACAGTCCTtcatagtaaaaaaaaggattagaAGCAGCTACAAGTTAGGGAACAAGTATCACAAAAAGAACTACACCGATAATGAGAAAGACAGAAAACATAACCACttgaaggaaaaacacaTAAACGAAAAAGATTTCGATAAAAGtgattttataaatttcctTACGaactttaataaaaaatttatgaaaaagaattctCTAGTAGACCATCTTctcaaaatgaacagaacaGCAGTTGTGGGCTCCAAAACGGACGAGCATACCTACAGTAACAGCAGTAAGGAGTATCTCACACATTCGGACCATTCCAACAAGGATGAAAATAGCCAAGCTGAAcatatgaacagttcagggAAAAAACTCGCAGGGAGGAAACATCtcaatgaagaaaataaaaaaactgaggagaaaaaaaataaaagcaaataCGCCAAGCATGCCGATAATGGCAATGGCTATCTTGTCAACACCCATAAGCAGAGCACCCCGATGAAGAGCAAACTGGACAACCTTGCAAATAATGAAatcataaataataaaaatccCAGTGTACGAAATTTATCAATAATTCAAAGATCGCACATTCCGTATGATGCTCCACTGGCggattttttagaaaatggAAGATTTATGAGAACAttcgaaaatatttctcttaTTGGTCAGGGTGGATTTGGCTCCGTGTACAAAGTATCGCATCGTCTCGAACCAGGGTCTCCAACCTATGctgtaaaatttatttacttaaaaGTGAGTTCGTTGGATAATGTGAGTTCCAGAAGATACTTTCGCGAAATTGCAGCTAATAGAGATATCTACAGTAAGCATGTTGTCCGGTACTACACCTGGTGGTGTGAAGAACCGCAGTTTCTTCCCATGCATGTGATGCCCAAGGAAATACAAAACTTAGTTAAGAAGAACAAagattcttttaaaaaaatgtacagtaaaaataaaaaaagcgatAGTCTTCTTAGCTACGAAAAGTTATCATCttgggaaaagaaaaaaagcgatttaaaaaattttaaaaaggttattaagaagaagaatgaaCGGAGCTTAACATTTTACAGTGATAATGATGGAATGAATTccaaaagaaatgaaaacagGAATAGAAAAAGATTTCTAAGCGACAAAAACTTTTCTGATAATGTCTACACCAATGCCAATgctaagaagaagaaaaagaagaaaaaggagaagaaaaaaattatatacagagaaaaacaaaatgaggatCGGAAGGGACGAAATGAGAGGCATTCCACTGCGCAGGACAAGTTCAACCCTGCCTCCTTTAACTCAAGTTTTCAAGAGTACGATCCGTTTGGCTGTGGCTATCTAAGTGAGGAAGATAGAGACTTGGTAGTTTTTGCAGACAATGACGAACCGAGCGTACACAATGAGGAGGTAGCCCCCAATGGGAAGACGGCTCAGCCTAGCACGCGCACCAATGACGCGCTGAACAATAATGATGCACCGTCCGGCAAGCGTCAAGTGGGTGTACTTCCAAGCGCTCAGGGCGACGAAGAAGAGACAGCAAAACATGAGCAGTCGGAACCATCGAAACGTGCGGAGAGCAACCAGCAAAGCAGAAACGGTTACGACGCATCGGACAAAGATCCACAGACaccaggagaagaagcacatCGAACCAAGAGCCCCAAAATAGAGAACATATTGACAACCAgcgagaagaaaaaatatactgaAGCGGAAAACGgcatgaagaaaaggaaaaactgcaAGGAAGAGGAGCCCCTTGCTAGGAACGAACCATTCCAGCACACcccgaaaaaagaaaatattaataataaaaataaggaaaaaataaaaaatgaagaaaaggaagaaaaggaggaaaaggaaaaaaacgaaaagaatgaaaaaaatgaagaattagctaataaagaaaatgccgataaaataaaatgttataagaaaaaaatcgtggCGCCAGAATTTTCCATTGTACTGCTACTACAAATGGAGCTCTGCAAGGGCTACACACTACGTAAGTGGCTAGATAGATCGACAAGAAGTGATAAACCTTTGCATTTTACCTACCGagacaaaaatatgaaacacCCGCTAGAATTTGATTTGTTTAAGCAGCTAATTAAAGGTTTGAAAGACATCCATTCTACGTGCTTTATCCACAGAGACTTAAAAccagaaaatatttttgtggaTCCAGATACGTATACGTTAAAAATTGGAGATCTTGGACTAGTGCGATttattgaagaaaaaaaaagggaaaaggattTAAACAATATAGACAGTTTTAAGGATAACATTTACACGGATGTTAACCAGAATACCATAACTAGCCAAATTTCATTGAAAGGACAAATTATAGGCACTCCAGGGTATACCGCCCCAGAGGGAGGTGCCTTATGTGATGAAAAGGCAGACATATACAGCGCTGCGCTAATATTACTAGAGTTGCTGTGTCCAAGATTTAATACGATAATGGAAAGATACAAACGATTAAATGACTTTAGGAATTACTATGCCGTTCCGGATTATGTCAAAATTCATTTAAATCCATGGTACATTTTGATGCTACAAATGTCCAAGCCAAATCCAGCGGATAGACCTTCGGCTGCAGACTTGTATAGCAAAATTAAGGTGCTCTTGGATCCTCATTTAACCGACTTTGCCTTCAGTTTCAATGATATTAACAATGATGACTCGGGTTATTTTCCTTCGGGGGTGGGGCCGATGTGCCGCATCGCCGATGGGGATGGCAAGGAAGACAAGAATGGAAGGGATGGGGGGGATGACAAGGACGATAATGGAAACAATTTGAACGGTTACAAAACCATTAGCAACGGTGCCGGCAGCACCAAAACAGACAAAATTCTCTCAAATAACAACGTTGACGATAAAAGTTGTTTTAACAAAAACAGCGACAGTCGTAATGGTACAACTATTGAGAACAAGGGAAGTTCGGTAAATGGAACGAGCCCCGAATGA
- a CDS encoding ethanolaminephosphotransferase (putative), whose protein sequence is MGIFLKLNKSVYANCKSYVYKSSGHSLLDNIFDAYWNLCIKLVPKSVTANFLTLLGFLCSTVAFFLMYLFDLSNKKNDYIYLYIALFLFLYQTFDALDGKQARRTNTSSPLGQLFDHGCDSITSSLFIFIVGKGASIPKGLLFFALLSGVQLQTFIFSWMEHYTKVYNTSMGSMGITESHVMVISVCIFRGLKGAGLFEQTTLKDLLPVKFRAILWKAALNIKLTHIIVIPAFFFLILTISRSIYMGLQTAKKKKKEATFQLVIFYMFVLLQYYFYQSTLTAKNELLCYTVIALYSAFYTLHMNMSTVLKTKMDSFPIPIIFYYLCITLLFIKRRVNHHILKMAVFNETYILYYMMVFGFVYLFDYAYTIIGNICKELNITFLFNKKKKK, encoded by the exons ATGGGGATCTTTTTAAAGTTAAATAAAAGCGTTTATGCGAACTGTAAATCGTATGTGTATAAGAGTAGTGGACATTCGCTACTCGATAACATTTTTGACGCCTACTGGAACCTTTGCATCAAGTTGGTCCCCAAG TCAGTAACAGCTAATTTTTTGACACTCCTAGGGTTCTTATGCTCCACGGTggctttttttctcatgtaCCTTTTTGATCTGTCcaacaagaaaaatgattACATATACTTATACATAGcgttatttttgttcctgTACCAA ACATTCGATGCGCTGGACGGAAAACAAGCAAGAAGAACAAACACGAGTTCCCCTCTGGGGCAGCTGTTTGACCATGGATGTGACTCCATAACATCG tcattgttcatttttattgtgGGAAAAGGGGCGAGCATTCCAAAGGGATTACTTTTCTTTGCC CTATTGTCCGGAGTCCAATTGCaaacattcattttttcttggaTGGAGCATTATACGAAAGTGTACAACACGTCCATGGGCTCCATGGGAATCACAGAATCGCATGTCATg GTCATATCGGTGTGCATTTTTCGCGGATTAAAAGGAGCGGGACTATTTGAGCAGACAACACTGAAGGATTTATTACCAGTGAAATTTCG CGCGATTCTGTGGAAAGCTGCCTTAAACATAAAACTCACCCACATCATTGTAATCCCGGCGTTCTTTTT CCTTATACTCACCATCTCGAGAAGCATCTACATGGGATTGCAGACGgctaagaaaaagaaaaaagaagccaCAT TCCAATTGGTGATCTTCTACATGTTTGTGTTGTTGCAGTACTACTTTTACCAATCAA cattaACGGCCAAAAATGAACTCCTTTGCTACACAGTGATAGCACTATACTCGGCCTTCTACACCCTGCACATGAATATGTCCACAGTATTAAag ACCAAAATGGACTCCTTCCCTATCCCCATCATCTTCTACTACCTTTGCATTACTTTGCTATTTATTAAGCGCAGAGTCAACcatcacattttaaaaatggccGTTTTTAACGaaacatacatattatacTACATGATGGTATTTGGCTTCGTTTACTTGTTTGATTATGCGTACACCATAATAGGAAACATTTGCAAAGAGCTCAACATCACCTTCTTGTtcaacaagaagaaaaaaaaatga